A region of the Haematobia irritans isolate KBUSLIRL chromosome 5, ASM5000362v1, whole genome shotgun sequence genome:
tttggtaaaatgtgagctcgtgcggcagccattttgcacagagcttccgcatatccaaatattgatgaatgatatgaccaacacgttcctttgatatcattAAGgcgtctgctatctcgatcaacttcattttacggtcattcaaaatcattttgtggatttttttgatgttttcatcggtaaccacctctttcgggcgttctctgagaacaagaaaacgtcgcatttcaccacgcttgaattttgcatacgaatcaattattgttgatttccctggggcagagtccggaaactcattatcaagccaagtttgcgatcctccgcagcctcttggaggagcaaaattcatccgatccggttgaaatttggaacgtggtgttagtatgtggtctctagcaaacacgatatggacacgaattggtccatatcggtccataattatatatagcccccatataaatcgttctacagatttgatctccggagtctcttggagaagcaaaattcatccgatccggttgaaatttgcaacgtggtggtagtatgtggccgctaataaccatgccaaatttggtccatatcggtctatagttatatatagccgattttttttctatagaaaatgttgtcaaaattttaattctacagagaatgttgtcaaaactttaattctatagaaaattttgtcaaatttttatttctatagaaatttttgtcaaaattttatttctaaagaaaattttgacaaaattttatttctatagaaaattttgttaaaattttatttctatagaaaattttgttaaaattttatttctatagaaatttttgtccaaattttacttctatagaaaatgttgtcaaaattttattttgtcaaaattttatttctatagagacttttatcaaaattttatttctatacaaacttttgtcaaacttaattatatacgtattaaatctgccttttttattttaatatatactacgtatggactaccttgcaatttagagacggtgttaggaagttttaagataccttgctatcgatcagtttctacgcaatccatggcttcggcctggccgaacttacggccgtatatacttgtttttaattcaacTTAAAGGGAACACTTCGATACTGttaagttttatgaacaaaaacaacgctgaccgttagtctcaaaatataaaaagttgcccacaggaaacttttgggtcgaaagggttaacaatcaattaattttctaatttaaaaattcctaATTTTTGCGTCTTTTATTTCtacttaaaaaaatctaaataatacttggaaatattttagaccATCCTGTCGAAAAAGGATTCATACACTTTACAATAGTGAAATTTTCGTCactttttatttctgaaatatGTAATTTCTGCATGGACAGGCGCATACTTTTcagatgtaatttctatagtggCATTAAAATAGCCTGGTCCTCCTTCACGTAAATAGTAATGCGCATAACTTCCTGGTTTACCAAAGTCTGCAATACGTATGGCATCTATGCGTTTATTCTAACAAGagagaaaataaaaaagtattatTTTGCAGTTATGAAAGATCTTGTCTTGATGTAgatgataaaaaaattaacttactGGTCTATCGTATTTTACTGTTACTGGTTTCGTCTTGTTTGCGCCAATATTCACATAATCAGTATATATAACTACGGAATTATCGCCAATAATTCCCAAGAATTGAACAAGAGTTCCACATGCAAACGTACAGCATAGGgacaaaatcaaaagttttgAAACAAATGGTAATTTCCAATGTGCCATGTTTTTACCTTGGAGGTTTACCAATTTGTTTTCATAATAAAagacaaaattgcatttccagATTCCTATATATGTAGAAGAAATCTATTtgcaattttctcgaaattaatGAAATGCAATATCATgtctccattaattttttttttttagaatttgaaaaTGGTTGTTAAACCACAACTATAGTAAACGAAGGCTATTTAGAGCTATTGAATTTATATAGCTGATTCTGTTAGTCTAATTTTGCATTTTCCAACTGTAGGTTTAAATATGTAACGAATTTagcacacacagaaaaatacGTCCgtagttaaaaaaatgttaaattaaatttatttttattgccaaaaaattggtgtttattttaatgtttcgtttttgtttttatttttcaattttttatagtccaatgaaattttccttccttCCTCATAACGTGGTACAAAATATAGAGAGCTTTCTCTGTTAAGACGTGCTCGATACATGGTTACCACAGTTACAATTGGTAGAAAGGTAGAATTGTTACTGTTTCggtagacaaattttttgacaaaattttctatagaaatacaattttgacaaaattttctatgcactaAACGTTTGGCGaagttatctattgaaataaatttttgacaaacaaaagacatacaattttgaaaaaattttctatagaaataaaattttgacaaaattttcgacagaaataaaattttgacaaaattttctatagaaataaaattttctacagaaataaaattttggcaaaattttctattagtcAGAATCATCTCCTGAATAAATCTAGCAGATTCTAGCTGATTAGTCTAACTTTCCATTCTTCACGTAAAGGCTGCAATTCGTAACGAATTTagcacacacagaaaacagtcagtagttaaactaaagctaaatattacatatttttatagtaaaaaaaatattttttttagttaataaGGTCGTACCTACTACAGAGAGGTCTTTCTCTGTTAAATCATATAACCTCCACGGTTACCACacttggaagaattctacccacaatggtagatattttactgtttgggaaattggtagaattcatgatgttttggtagattttgcaaaatatacctctcAAACTAAGAGGTTTTAAATTCTCTACTGAAATaagaattttggcaacattttctaaagaaataaaaattgtacaaaattttctatagaaataaaatattgaaatttttccacgaaaataaaattagaaaatatgctatagaaataaaattttgacaaaattttttatagaagtgaaattttgacaaaattttttatagaaataaaattttgacaaaatttgtataaaaataaaattttaaaatttgtttctatagaaatggaattttgacaaaattttcccatagaaataaaatttttagaaagttttctatacaaataaaatttttagaaaatcttctatacaaataaaatttttagaaaattttctatacaaataaaatttttagattattatctatataaataaaattttgacaaaactttctatagaagttaaatttcgacaaaatgttctatagaaataaaatattgataaaatgttgacaaaattttctatagaaataaaattttaacaaaattagccatagaaataaaattttgagaaaattttctatagaaatataatttcgacaaaatcttctatagaaatagaattttgacaagattttctacaaaaaaagatattctgacaaacttttttatagaaataaaattttggcaaaatttttatataaataaaattttaacaagtttttctacagaaatggaattttgacaattttttccatagaaataaaattttcgaatattttctatggaaataaaaattttctatagaaataaaatattaaaatttttgatatctctacaaacttttttatagaaataacattttgacaaaaattttttatagaagtgaaatttggcaaatttttttatagaaataaaattttgaaaaaatttgtattaaaataaacttttgacaattttttctacagaaatgaaattttaacaaagttttccatagaaataaaatgcttagaaaattttctaacaaataaaattttgacaaaattttctatacaaataaaatgttgacaaaattttctatacaaataaaatgttgacaaaattttctatacaaataaaattttgacaatattttctatagaaatataattttgacaaaattttgtataaaaattaaattttgacaaaatttcctatagaaattaaattttgacaaaattttccaaagaaataaaagttcaacaaaattttctatagaaataaaattttgacaaacttttctagagaaataaatagaaaaatagaattttgagaaaattttctatggaaataaaattttgcataaattgtcaatagaaataaaattttgcaaaattgtcaatagaaataaaatttttacaaaattttccatagaaataaaattttgagaaaattttctatagaaataggattttgacaaaattttctacaaaaaaagatattttggcaatctttttttatagaaataaaattttgacaaaatttttatattaataaaattttaacaattttttctacagaaatgaaattttgcaaatttttccatagaaataacatttttagaatattttctatggaaataaaattttgacgaaattttctatagaaatagaatgttgacaaaattttctatagaaataaaattttgacaaaattttctatagaaataaaattttgacaaaattttctatagaaataaaattttgacaaaattttctatagaaataaaattttgacaaatttttctatgaaatagaattttgacaaaatgttctacaaaaaaagaaattttgacaaactttttttttatagaaataaaatttacaaaatttttatataaataaaatgttaataattgtttctacagaaatgaaattttgcaaatttttccatagaaataacatttttagaatattttctatggaaataaaattttggcaaaattttctatagtaatagaattttgacaaaattttctatagaaataaaattttgacaaaattttctatagaaataaaattttgacaaaattttctatagaaataaaattttgacaaaattttctatgaaataaaattttgacaaatttttctatgaaataaaattttgacaaaattttttatagaaataatattttaacaaaattttccatagaaataatattttcagaaaattttctatagaaatagaattttgacaaaattttctataaaaaacgatattttgacaattttttttttaaagaaataaaattttgacaaaatttttatataaataaaatgttaataattttttctacagaaatgaaatttttacaaatttttccatagaaataaaatttttagaatattttctatggaaataaaattttgacaaaattttctatagaaatagaattttgacaaaattttctatagaaattaaattttgacaaatttttctatagaaattaaattttgtcaaaaatttctatagaaataaaatttgacaaaattttccaaagaaataaaagttcaacaaaattttctatagaaataaaattttgacaaaattttctatagaaataaaattttgacaaaattttctttagaaatgaaattttgacaaagttttctattgaaatgaaaataaaatttatacaaaattttctatagaaataaatttttaccaatttttctacaatatcaattttttacaaaactttaaatagaaatacaattttgaaaaaaaaattctatagaaaagcattATTTCATTGGGTTACAAATATAAGTAAAAAGGCTAATATTCCACTCCATCCTATAGTAGAGTGTTTTTGTGTTTtgcaattctaaaaattttatagcagAAACATGATattacatttcatttaaaaagttttttaatatataaaactgggtgaaaaacaaaatcgcattttatttaaaaacaaaaatctttaatatcccataaaaaatatggcacatttaaaaatttccttgatcacaatatttttgatattgGTCCCATACAAGACGTTTGTATTTGGATTATCGTCTTTTTACTggggccatattaaaaaaaatcatgataTTTTACACTCTGATAGAGTAGATATTACGCCAAAGTTGACGGAACCGCTACAAACGGTGACTGTACAATTCCCTGGACCAGTAAGTTGGGTGTTTTGTGTTTAATTTAGATTCATTTATATTTATCAATCAATTGTATCGTTTTTGTGTCGAAGGGAAAAACAAATCCAACGCCCCTGGCTGCCATACTTGTCCACGACTATAGTAGTCCAGGAAGTTATGGGCATTTCTATATACGTGATGGAGGACCAGGCTATAATTATTCCACTGTAGAAATTACACCTGAAAATTTCCAACCCGTCAAAGCAACCATTACATATATCATAGACGGATTAAGTCATTCATTTTGAGCTACAAATctcattaaaaaatgaaatggtgCAAAAGGTTaaggcgattttttttataatatatgcAACAAGATCACTAAAAGGGCTTGCATCAATATGTATGCCCATATGCCGAAGTAAATAATTagctttattaaataaaacaatatgaaaaaaattcttatttattttttttataaaaaattatggtgTTGGTGAATGTAGTTTTTTTGGATTCTTTTTTTATGCTGCTGCAAGATGGCTGTCAAAATGAGTGTGAATGTAATTAATGCATAATATTtgcatttgcttttttttggttaatttttatttagtttgtttttttaaaagttGTTTGCTATttagtattatttttattgctttgatttgtgttttttgttgttgtttataaataataatgtatataattttttttttagattttttccatTGATTTTATTTGCCATAAATTTCTACACGAAATATTAAACCATAATTGTATTGTGATTGTAgtttaatatttacaaaattgaaaCCAGGTCCACCCGAATATATTGTGGCATGTCCACCCGTTCCATTGGTAACTTGATCGAATGCTCTGATACCGGTGATAATGCGGCCATTTCCAATGCCCTATtaggagtttttttttataaaaggagaaataaattaatgaattaattattattgttttttgtgtCTTTGTGTTTGACATTTATTTATGTAggctatttaattaatttgttttctaaatCAATATCATACATTGAAGGTTGTCATTTGATTTAATTGTAAGTGATTTTATCTATTTGCATTAACTATAAatacaattatttaaa
Encoded here:
- the LOC142238657 gene encoding uncharacterized protein LOC142238657, whose product is MAHWKLPFVSKLLILSLCCTFACGTLVQFLGIIGDNSVVIYTDYVNIGANKTKPVTVKYDRPNKRIDAIRIADFGKPGSYAHYYLREGGPGYFNATIEITSEKYAPVHAEITYFRNKK
- the LOC142240319 gene encoding uncharacterized protein LOC142240319, encoding MAHLKISLITIFLILVPYKTFVFGLSSFYWGHIKKNHDILHSDRVDITPKLTEPLQTVTVQFPGPGKTNPTPLAAILVHDYSSPGSYGHFYIRDGGPGYNYSTVEITPENFQPVKATITYIIDGLSHSF
- the LOC142240320 gene encoding putative salivary secreted peptide, yielding MPDLKFIIITLVLCLVATTYAVSSTWGNISNSAQLLHAEQVFNASSPEKYVTHEIVYPKNGIGNGRIITGIRAFDQVTNGTGGHATIYSGGPGFNFVNIKLQSQYNYGLIFRVEIYGK